The Aptenodytes patagonicus chromosome 10, bAptPat1.pri.cur, whole genome shotgun sequence genome includes a region encoding these proteins:
- the LOC143165274 gene encoding zona pellucida sperm-binding protein 3-like, whose protein sequence is MRPGSSLGFALFCWVFGEVVAYNPWGFPRGEAEPWRYGGDPSSGQPRAFSQSSPWAWVDVSQLQAAAPLHPVAVQCQEAQVVVTVHRDLFGTGRLVKAAELTLGSAACLPAVWSAAETTVTFMAGLHECGSTLRVTPDALVYSTSLNYKPVPAGNPVIIRTSPAVVPIECHYPRRDNVSSNAVKPTWAPFRSTLSSEEKLPFSLRLMNDDWSAERVSTIFQLGEVLHFQAGVNTENHVPLRLFVDNCVATLTPHRSSSPQYAFIDFSGCLVDGQLDDATSTFISPRPRQDVLQFAVDAFKFVGDSSNVVYITCHLKVSPADQAPDPLNKACSFNKASNLWAPVEGTRDVCSCCEMKSCGLARHSRRLHAPSQRQGGRARRELPFQLDPLVKEADVVVGPLFIHSWQDHPVRKMSSRDAGHLWMVLGLAAVAGLVILVLAVLGALTVCREPSNPL, encoded by the exons GCCCCGTGCCTTCTCCCAGTCCTCTCCCTGGGCATGGGTGGATGTCTcccagctccaggctgctgccccGCTGCACCCTGTGGCCGTGCAATGCCAGGAGGCGCAGGTGGTGGTCACGGTGCACAGGGACCTCTTTGGCACGGGGCGCCTGGTCAAGGCTGCAGAGCTGACCCTGGGCTCGGCTGCCTGCTTGCCTGCAGTCTGGAGTGCTGCTGAGACCACGGTGACCTTCATGGCTGGGCTGCATGAGTGTGGCAGCACCCTCAGG GTGACCCCTGATGCTCTAGTCTACAGCACGAGCTTAAATTACAAGCCAGTTCCTGCTGGCAACCCTGTCATCATCCGCACCAGCCCTGCCGTGGTTCCTATCGAGTGCCACTACCCAAG GAGGGACAATGTAAGCAGCAATGCTGTCAAGCCCACGTGGGCGCCTTTCCGCTCCACCCTGTCCTCCGAGGAGAAGCTACCCTTCTCTCTGCGCCTCATGAATG ATGACTGGAGTGCCGAGAGAGTCTCCACCATATTTCAACTGGGAGAGGTCCTCCACTTCCAAGCTGGTGTCAACACAGAGAACCATGTACCTCTGAGGCTCTTTGTGGACAACTGTGTGGCCACCCTGACCCCACACAGGAGCTCTTCTCCCCAGTAtgctttcattgacttcagtgg GTGCCTGGTGGATGGGCAACTGGATGATGCCACCTCGACTTTTATATCCCCGAGACCCAGGCAAGATGTGCTTCAGTTTGCAGTAGATGCATTCAAGTTTGTAGGAGACTCCAGCAATGTG GTCTACATCACCTGCCACCTGAAGGTCTCCCCGGCTGACCAAGCTCCTGACCCTCTGAACAAGGCTTGCTCCTTCAACAAAGCCAGCAACCT CTGGGCTCCCGTGGAAGGCACCCGGGATGTCTGCTCCTGCTGTGAGATGAAGAGCTGTGGCTTGGCCAGGCACTCCAGGAGGCTCCACGCTCCCTCCCAACGGCAAGGAGGACGTGCCCGGAGAGAACTGCCCTTCCAGCTTG ATCCCTTGGTGAAAGAAGCAGATGTTGTGGTTGGACCTCTCTTCATCCACAGCTGGCAGGATCACCCAGTTAGGAAGATGTCTTCACGAG ATGCGGGTCACTTGTGGATGGTATTGGGGCTGGCTGCAGTTGCTGGTTTGGTCATCCTGGTCCTTGCTGTTCTAGGAGCTCTGACTGTCTGCCGGGAGCCCAGCAACCCCCTTTAA